In Erigeron canadensis isolate Cc75 chromosome 6, C_canadensis_v1, whole genome shotgun sequence, the following are encoded in one genomic region:
- the LOC122604201 gene encoding wall-associated receptor kinase-like 21, translating into MENTWKCMKRSSFLTLYISMFLFQLYVSPTQGDEQGCPLNFTSLPYQPSGNCIDGQSQLKLRSWGILTTTLCCQPALTRISKSLARLISTNSSNLSIFLESNQWSNCNNNFQEQEKSVTFGECNFKNFYKEYTSCSALTIDDLKKYPEFNEASAICSKFEQSNDSYDEHCRECSRKVLKAKNSLVKGFETNRTETDGEVCGVSVVTALASELWNESSFAAVDDFYECLHVLDVHDSIFQTLLGIILASMGLILVIVLVKYVTRKRMKENKSDQSYTKETPTAWSGLYSFSKAEIEHALNFSDEKKCLGRGSAGEVYKGILPSGQAVAIKQISNKNNADSFTREVEGLSRIRHPNLVCLFGCCVEDGEQYLVYEYCPSGNLAQHLLRRDSVLTWEKRVKILRDCALAIRFLHHYIDGCIVHRDIKLTNILLTENMEPKLSDFGLAKVLGMEESKVFTDVRGTIGYMDPEYMSNAKLTCASDIYSFGIVALQLLSGQKVIELDLEARDQLTRKAKDVSMGRRPLTDIEDPRLNGNLNTVDFESILQVAVLCVAKSSKGRPTIDVVFGEMDKAWQNTLADMGQMLLEKLGNKDKGQMG; encoded by the exons atggaAAATACATGGAAATGTATGAAGAGGTCCTCTTTCCTCACCTTGTATATATCAATGTTCTTGTTTCAACTTTATGTTTCACCTACACAAGGAGATGAACAAG GATGTCCATTGAACTTCACATCACTGCCTTATCAACCAAGTGGAAATTGCATAGACGGTCAAAGCCAGCTCAAACTCAGATCATGGGGAATTCTCACCACAACCTTATGTTGTCAACCTGCTCTAACCCGAATCTCCAAATCTCTTGCAAGATTAATATCAACTAATTCATCAAACCTTTCAATCTTTCTCGAATCCAATCAATGGTCAAATTGTAATAACAACTTTCAAGAACAAGAGAAATCTGTGACTTTTGGTGAATGTAACTTCAAAAACTTCTACAAAGAATACACCTCTTGTTCAGCGCTTACCATAGACGATTTGAAGAAGTATCCAGAGTTTAATGAAGCAAGTGCAATATGCAGCAAATTTGAGCAATCTAACGATTCTTATGATGAGCACTGTAGGGAATGCAGCCGTAAGGTGTTGAAGGCTAAAAATTCATTGGTGAAGGGATTCGAAACAAATAGGACTGAAACAGATGGTGAGGTTTGTGGAGTTTCTGTCGTGACTGCTCTTGCCTCTGAGTTATGGAACGAGAGCTCCTTTGCTGCTGTTGATGATTTTTACGAGTGTTTGCATGTTTTGGATGTGCATG ATTCCATATTTCAGACGCTATTAGGGATCATTCTGGCTAGCATGGGGCTTATTCTCGTGATTGTGCTGGTGAAATACGTCacaagaaagagaatgaaagaAAACAAATCTGATCAATCTTACACCAAAGAGACTCCCACAGCTTGGTCTGGCTTGTATAGTTTCTCCAAGGCCGAAATAGAGCACGCCTTGAACTTCTCAGATGAAAAGAAATGCCTTGGTCGTGGAAGTGCTGGTGAGGTTTATAAAGGGATTCTACCAAGTGGACAAGCCGTTGCTATCAAGcaaataagtaataaaaataacGCTGACTCTTTCACTAGGGAAGTTGAAGGTCTTTCTAGGATTCGCCATCCCAATCTTGTATGTTTGTTCGGATGCTGTGTTGAAGATGGTGAACAGTATTTGGTGTATGAGTATTGTCCTTCAGGAAATCTTGCCCAACATCTCTTGA GAAGGGACAGCGTTTTAACCTGGGAGAAAAGAGTAAAGATTTTAAGAGATTGTGCACTTGCTATTCGATTTCTCCATCATTACATAGATGGATGCATCGTTCACAGAGATATTAAG CTCACCAACATTCTCCTTACGGAGAACATGGAACCAAAGCTCTCTGACTTTGGATTGGCAAAAGTTCTAGGGATGGAAGAGAGTAAAGTTTTCACAGATGTTAGGGGAACCATTGGCTATATGGACCCTGAATACATGAGCAACGCCAAATTGACTTGTGCTAGTGATATCTACAGTTTTGGCATTGTTGCCCTTCAACTTCTTTCAGGTCAAAAAGTCATTGAACTCGATCTTGAAGCCAGAGACCAACTGACAAGAAAG GCAAAGGATGTGAGCATGGGAAGACGCCCACTCACAGATATCGAAGATCCAAGACTAAATGGGAACTTAAACACTGTAGACTTTGAATCCATACTACAGGTTGCAGTGCTATGCGTAGCCAAATCAAGCAAAGGTCGGCCAACAATAGATGTTGTGTTTGGGGAGATGGACAAagcatggcaaaacactttagCGGATATG GGGCAGATGCTCTTAGAAAAACTAGGTAACAAGGATaagggtcaaatgggttga
- the LOC122606142 gene encoding uncharacterized protein LOC122606142 isoform X1 — MSLTQFSMVEELAFLVKDNLPCKHLVLSMEDMFVDFLNDPSSLEDVLELEPMNPYNRLLVHRLADIFGFSHHSIGEGDERHLVLKRCEDTSVPSILVADMLWEHVDYQSPITSQILSRREDVSAGTKIETLSAQLSLKDREEAYMAARKRIFSTDDDMELPAKERPRNNPVVARRMIAHALGQKIKQSNLDIGVTDAMVCQEPANEAKGQNISSSLKTHAKSNSQQHISGNEANKTYSNKKMLPNLGVEASSTANAPKCNLKEEHIVAAKRMFANALRMHPGKEIVLSKCGQTKQMDKS; from the exons ATGAGTCTCACTCAATTCTCAATG GTTGAAGAATTGGCATTTCTTGTAAAGGACAATCTTCCATGTAAGCATCTTGTTCTTTCTATGGAAGATATGTTTGTCGATTTCCTTAACGATCCATCGAG CCTAGAAGATGTGCTGGAACTGGAGCCAATGAATCCCTACAATCGTCTTCTTGTACACCGCCTTGCTGACATATTTGG ATTTTCTCATCATTCTATTGGTGAAGGAGATGAGCGGCATCTCGTGCTAAAACGTTGCGAGGACACATCAGT ACCCTCCATTCTCGTTGCGGATATGTTATGGGAGCATGTCGACTACCAGTCTCCAATAACTTCACAGATTTTATCACGAAGAGAAGATGTATCCGCTg GGACGAAGATAGAAACATTATCTGCTCAACTCTCTTTAAAGGACAGAGAGGAAGCTTACATGGCAGCTCGAAAACGGATTTTTTCAACAGATGATGACATGGAATTGCCTGCAAAAGAGCGTCCTCGAAATAATCCAGTAGTTGCTCGTCGCATGATTGCCCATGCACTTGGCCAAAAAATCAAACAATCTAATCTAGATATAGGTGTCACAGATGCCATGGTGTGCCAGGAACCTGCGAATGAAGCAAAAGGTCAAAATATTAGTTCAAGCTTGAAAACTCATGCAAAGTCAAATAGTCAACAACATATCAGTGGAAACGAGGCTAACAAGACATATTCTAATAAGAAGATGCTTCCAAACCTAGGTGTTGAAGCATCAAGCACTGCAAATGCTCCTAAGTGTAATCTTAAAGAGGAACATATTGTAGCTGCAAAGCGTATGTTCGCTAACGCCTTAAGAATGCATCCAGGAAAAGAAATTGTTCTTTCAAAATGTGGTCAAACGAAGCAAATGGACAAGTCTTAG
- the LOC122604202 gene encoding uncharacterized protein LOC122604202, producing MEFVSPFITPVVESLLVPVKRHLGFFFSSTKYDRDMRTRLRELNSTAIDMKKRMEENDARNLVVPYLVPSWLERAEGIDREVDGISEDGNGCLHMKRRYKTGKRCSNFIKRIDRLMREKSNMEWTNEQIPLGMVSSATPQVLQDVTQNIFKSRQLIFQRALQLLEPDNPTQMVALCGMGGIGKTTMMEELKKVVENMKLFDRVQRVVMGKSTDPITFQEAIAQYTGGNLLESTKEARADRLKEIFLGMSQDGKKKILIILDDLWNIVDLNDIGLASPLPKGFKLFLTSRDERLCSQMGVETSSILRMVSLEEVEAKQLFWDTTGLSDGAVDHQLIKLGEDIVKRCGGLPMAIKTIALALRGEVKDAWRVTLIGLHRHDLQDLYAVVYHIFEISYNFLKKDDDKEIFLLSGLYPDDFDIPLEDLMRYGWGLKLFNKVYSLAEARQRTNTSVHNLIRANLLIESDLIGCVKMHDLARSFVLSNISKFKQASVVNHSDLSEWPTEDTWESCERILLKCKGMSEFPRCFDYPDLKLLKLMMNEKEPLMFPEDFYTKMKNLQVISYRSILYPQLPISLQCSTSLRMLCLRSCSLMGDLSYLGNLSNLEILSFAYCRIKILPSAMGKLRKLKLLDLIGCVELCIGDGVFQNLDKLEELYMRNLSYKVISFTEDNCEGLEMLKLIALEIEFFENMILPNNVSFKKLERFRISIGCQLDTIYDNDVYSYENTLRLVASCEEVRAFEISELFEKTEKLHLQVEDINHIEDVLMHPSQYSFCNLKHLSFEKCTNLSYLFTVNVASTLTNLERLKVSSCRVLGFLIHDENNGAQVITFHKLKHLVLEELPSFVGLCDNINIVMNLPQLLELRLAYLPNFTCIFASSNDISATTIPLLNKEVVSPKLEELEICGMKKLKDIWVCEKEYDRTPVLKEIEVDECDDIKNLFPNNSMPLLSHLEKILVQNCGSIQALFYIDLECIGQVNSSLKSIRASGLRKLREVWRIKDEDNSGLLIRSFHAMEFIQINQCENFRNIVTPKTIKFDMAAIIDITIDLSGEKWGTNYKSVDKENEILEVDDNPIVAVPSFSIHTLHHLSNIKLCKYKQMEVIFDIEIPSVGIVTPNNDEQPLLLPRLTNMTLIGMNSMTHLWKCNWSKFLMLQNYQQKLSFQNLTTIYMEKCKTIEYLFSPLMAKLLSNLKKVDIHNCGRIQEVVSNRDDKKSTTSTSTSTPVILFPHLDCLTLYNLERLKHIGGGIPKGTTHVWNDNFVFSVSWSLGQYCREIKIRSCQALSTVIPYYAAKQLLKIEVLEIDECSSMMEVFETKELKDSLTFSQGSGDRDDTPLAAIPRLKGITMHKMPNLKILDLETCHRLVDIFTFSTLASLRVLEKLNIRDCRELKVIVREEHGEQTTTSKVVTFPCLKSIKLTRLPNLKGFFFGMNEFQMPLLDEVYIKRCPQMMVFTSLPLRAPKLKYIDINAGKYTSTFFLTTTTLPQTPSQSLDNTNSSTPISEESMLYSQSLIEMDANDDWERKVIFSYDELPQLLNLQKLNASHCESVLEVFDNGTGVRCSNSSQTAVKLPKLRDVSLWELNSLKSIWRSNGQTILEFPNLTKLSIHDCKQFEHVFTRSMVGSVLQLKELSISVCPGMEVIVKEDQEEEEGCDGKVNEMIRLPRLKELRLENLASLKGFCLGNVDFLLPSLNSMEFGGCKSLTMFTKGGLFVPELKLIKTSLGYINLAEEQDINSFIITKRQEGFHFGYREY from the exons ATGGAGTTTGTATCTCCATTTATCACTCCTGTTGTTGAATCGTTGCTGGTTCCTGTTAAGAGACACTTGGGATTCTTTTTTTCCTCCACAAAGTATGATAGGGATATGCGTACCagattaagggaattgaattcCACGGCAATTGATATGAAGAAAAGAATGGAAGAAAATGATGCAAGAAATTTAGTTGTACCTTACCTTGTTCCGAGTTGGTTGGAACGAGCTGAAGGGATTGATAGGGAAGTCGATGGTATTTCAGAGGATGGAAATGGATGTTTACATATGAAGAGAAGATACAAAACTGGCAAACGGTGCTCCAATTTCATCAAGCGTATCGACCGCCTTATGAGAGAAAAATCAAACATGGAATGGACTAATGAGCAAATACCTCTTGGTATGGTTAGTTCTGCCACTCCTCAAGTACTGCAAGATGTTACCCAAAACATTTTCAAGTCTAGACAATTGATTTTTCAAAGGGCATTGCAATTGCTTGAACCAGATAATCCGACCCAGATGGTGGCTTTATGTGGTATGGGTGGTATAGGCAAGACTACAATGATGGAAGAACTGAAGAAGGTTGTAGAGAATATGAAACTGTTTGATCGGGTTCAAAGGGTGGTTATGGGGAAAAGCACTGATCCAATTACATTTCAAGAAGCTATTGCACAGTATACAGGTGGAAATTTGTTAGAATCAACTAAAGAAGCAAGGGCTGACCGTCTCAAGGAAATATTTTTGGGGATGTCCCAAGATGGCAAGAAAAAGATTTTGATCATATTGGACGATCTTTGGAACATTGTTGACCTCAATGATATTGGACTAGCGAGTCCTTTGCCAAAGGGCTTCAAGTTATTTCTCACATCACGAGATGAAAGGCTTTGCAGTCAGATGGGTGTTGAAACTAGCTCAATTTTGAGAATGGTTAGTTTAGAAGAAGTAGAAGCAAAACAATTATTCTGGGATACCACGGGACTTTCAGATGGTGCTGTTGATCATCAGCTAATTAAGCTAGGAGAAGATATTGTGAAGAGGTGTGGTGGGTTGCCGATGGCCATAAAAACCATTGCCTTGGCTCTTAGAGGTGAGGTAAAGGATGCATGGAGAGTTACACTCATAGGATTACATCGGCATGACCTTCAAGACCTTTACGCTGTTGTATATCACATATTTGAGATAAGCTACAACTTTCTCAAAAAAGATGATGATAAGGAAATTTTCCTTCTTAGTGGCTTATATCCTGATGACTTTGATATTCCGTTGGAGGACTTGATGAGGTATGGATGGGGATTGAAGTTATTTAATAAAGTGTATAGTTTAGCTGAAGCAAGACAGCGGACTAACACTTCTGTTCACAACCTCATACGTGCAAATTTGTTGATTGAAAGTGATCTAATAGGATGTGTCAAAATGCACGATCTTGCACGTTCTTTCGTCTTATCGAATATTTCAAAATTCAAGCAAGCTTCCGTTGTTAATCATAGTGACCTGTCGGAATGGCCTACAGAAGATACATGGGAGTCTTGCGAAAGAATTTTATTGAAGTGCAAAGGCATGTCTGAATTTCCCCGATGCTTTGATTACCCCGACCTTAAACTTTTGAAGCTAATGATGAATGAGAAAGAGCCTCTCATGTTTCCAGAAGATTTCTATACCAAGATGAAAAATCTTCAAGTCATTTCATATCGTAGTATTCTATATCCACAGCTTCCAATATCACTTCAATGTTCAACTAGCCTTCGTATGCTATGTCTCCGTTCATGCTCGTTGATGGGTGATCTATCTTATCTTGGCAATCTTAGTAATTTGGAAATACTCAGCTTTGCTTACTGTCGCATCAAGATATTACCATCTGCCATGGGAAAATTGAGAAAGCTAAAATTACTAGATTTGATTGGATGTGTTGAGCTTTGTATTGGTGATGGTGTCTTTCAAAACTTAGACAAACTTGAAGAGCTTTATATGAGAAATCTGAGCTACAAAGTTATCAGCTTCACAGAAGACAACTGTGAAGGACTGGAGATGCTTAAACTCATTGCATTAGAGATCGAATTCTTTGAGAATATGATTCTGCCGAATAACGTGTCTTTTAAGAAACTTGAAAGGTTCAGAATATCTATAGGTTGTCAGTTGGATACTATATATGACAATGATGTGTATTCATATGAAAATACATTGAGACTAGTTGCTAGCTGCGAAGAGGTTCGTGCATTTGAAATAAGTGAGTTGTTTGAGAAAACAGAGAAGCTTCATTTGCAAGTGGAAGATATAAATCATATTGAAGATGTTTTGATGCATCCTTCTCAATATTCTTTTTGCAATTTAAaacatctttcttttgaaaagtGCACAAACTTGAGTTACCTCTTCACTGTTAATGTGGCAAGTACTTTGACTAATCTTGAGAGACTTAAAGTTTCGTCCTGTCGTGTTCTGGGATTCTTGATACATGATGAGAATAATGGAGCCCAGGTGATTACATTTCATAAGTTAAAGCATTTGGTGTTGGAAGAGTTGCCCTCGTTTGTAGGTTTGTGtgacaatattaatattgtGATGAATTTACCACAACTGTTGGAGCTGAGACTTGCTTACCTTCCCAACTTTACTTGCATCTTTGCTTCGAGCAATGATATTTCTGCAACAACAATCCCACTGTTGAATAAAGAG GTTGTGAGTCCAAAGTTAGAGGAATTGGAAATTTGTGGGATGAAGAAGTTGAAGGATATATGGGTGTGTGAGAAGGAATATGATAGAACTCCAGTGCTGAAAGAGATTGAAGTGGATGAATGTGATGATATTAAGAATCTTTTTCCAAATAATTCTATGCCATTGTTGAGTCATTTAGAAAAGATTCTAGTTCAAAATTGTGGTTCTATTCAAGCGTTATTCTACATAGACTTGGAATGTATTGGGCAAGTTAATAGCAGCTTGAAAAGCATTCGAGCGTCAGGTCTCCGAAAACTAAGGGAGGTGTGGAGGATAAAAGATGAAGATAACTCTGGTCTCCTCATTCGTAGTTTTCATGCCATGGAATTCATACAAATCAACCAGTGTGAGAACTTCAGAAATATAGTCACACCCAAGACCATCAAATTTGATATGGCAGCAATCATTGACATCACCATTGATTTGTCTGGAGAAAAATGGGGCACAAACTATAAATCGGTTGACAAAGAG AATGAGATATTAGAAGTGGACGATAATCCTATAGTTGCAGTTCCATCCTTTTCCATCCACACTTTACATCACCTATCCAACATTAAGTTGTGTAAGTATAAACAAATGGAGGTAATCTTTGATATTGAGATTCCAAGTGTAGGCATAGTAACACCGAACAATGATGAACAACCATTGCTACTTCCCCGCCTTACGAATATGACGTTGATTGGTATGAATAGTATGACTCATTTGTGGAAATGCAATTggagtaagtttttaatgttgcAAAACTACCAGCAAAAATTATCATTTCAGAATCTCACAACCATATACATGGAGAAATGTAAAACCATTGAGTACTTATTTTCCCCTCTCATGGCGAAACTGCTTTCCAACCTAAAGAAAGTCGACATACATAATTGTGGAAGAATCCAAGAAGTTGTCTCAAACAGAGATGATAAAAAAAGTACCACATCTACATCTACCTCTACACCCGTCATTTTGTTCCCTCATCTTGATTGTCTCACTCTTTATAACCTGGAAAGACTCAAGCATATTGGTGGTGGCATTCCCAAGGGTACAACTCATGTCTGGAATGATAATTTTGTG TTTTCTGTTTCATGGTCCTTAGGCCAGTACTGTAGAGAGATAAAGATAAGGAGTTGTCAAGCTTTGTCAACTGTGATTCCATATTATGCAGCCAAACAACTGCTAAAGATTGAAGTGTTGGAAATTGATGAGTGCAGCTCTATGATGGAGGTATTTGAAACTAAAGAGTTGAAAGATAGTCTTACTTTTTCCCAAGGAAGTGGTGATAGGGATGATACTCCACTAGCAGCAATCCCTAGACTAAAAGGTATCACAATGCATAAAATGCCCAACCTAAAGATATTGGATCTCGAAACATGTCATCGATTGGTCGATATATTCACATTTTCCACACTTGCAAGCCTCAGGGTACTTGAAAAGTTGAACATAAGAGATTGCAGAGAACTGAAAGTAATTGTGAGGGAAGAACATGGAGAGCAAACAACGACATCGAAGGTTGTAACTTTTCCCTGTCTAAAATCAATAAAACTAACCAGGTTACCAAACCTTAAAGGTTTCTTCTTCGGGATGAATGAATTCCAAATGCCATTATTGGATGAAGTTTATATCAAAAGATGTCCCCAAATGATGGTATTTACATCCCTTCCACTAAGAGCTCCGAAGCTCAAGTACATAGACATAAATGCTGGCAAATATACGTCTACCTTTTTTTTGACGACCACCACTTTACCTCAG ACCCCATCCCAGAGTTTAGACAACACAAACTCATCGACTCCTATTTCAGAAGAGTCTATGTTATACTCTCAGAGTTTGATCGAAATGGATGCAAACGATGACTGGGAACGCAAAGTAATTTTCTCATATGATGAGCTGCCACAACTGCTAAATCTTCAAAAGTTGAATGCAAGTCATTGTGAATCAGTACTGGAGGTATTTGATAATGGAACAGGAGTAAGATGTTCTAATTCATCACAAACTGCTGTAAAGCTTCCAAAGCTAAGAGATGTAAGCCTATGGGAGCTAAATAGTCTGAAGTCTATTTGGAGGAGTAATGGTCAGACAATATTGGAGTTTCCAAACCTGACTAAACTGTCTATCCATGATTGCAAACAGTTTGAACATGTTTTTACACGTTCGATGGTTGGTAGTGTATTGCAACTAAAAGAGCTAAGTATAAGTGTGTGTCCGGGTATGGAAGTAATCGTTAAGGAAGAccaagaggaagaagaaggTTGTGATGGCAAAGTGAATGAGATGATCAGGTTACCTCGTCTAAAGGAGTTAAGACTTGAAAATCTTGCAAGTCTCAAGGGGTTTTGCTTAGGGAATGTGGATTTTTTATTGCCATCACTGAATAGCATGGAATTCGGGGGATGCAAATCTCTAACGATGTTCACGAAAGGAGGTTTGTTTGTTCCCGAGTTAAAACTCATAAAGACAAGTTTAGGCTATATTAATCTTGCAGAGGAACAAGACATCAACTCCTTTATAATCACCAAAAGACAAGAg GGATTTCATTTTGGATACCGAGAATATTAG
- the LOC122606142 gene encoding uncharacterized protein LOC122606142 isoform X2 produces MNPYNRLLVHRLADIFGFSHHSIGEGDERHLVLKRCEDTSVPSILVADMLWEHVDYQSPITSQILSRREDVSAGTKIETLSAQLSLKDREEAYMAARKRIFSTDDDMELPAKERPRNNPVVARRMIAHALGQKIKQSNLDIGVTDAMVCQEPANEAKGQNISSSLKTHAKSNSQQHISGNEANKTYSNKKMLPNLGVEASSTANAPKCNLKEEHIVAAKRMFANALRMHPGKEIVLSKCGQTKQMDKS; encoded by the exons ATGAATCCCTACAATCGTCTTCTTGTACACCGCCTTGCTGACATATTTGG ATTTTCTCATCATTCTATTGGTGAAGGAGATGAGCGGCATCTCGTGCTAAAACGTTGCGAGGACACATCAGT ACCCTCCATTCTCGTTGCGGATATGTTATGGGAGCATGTCGACTACCAGTCTCCAATAACTTCACAGATTTTATCACGAAGAGAAGATGTATCCGCTg GGACGAAGATAGAAACATTATCTGCTCAACTCTCTTTAAAGGACAGAGAGGAAGCTTACATGGCAGCTCGAAAACGGATTTTTTCAACAGATGATGACATGGAATTGCCTGCAAAAGAGCGTCCTCGAAATAATCCAGTAGTTGCTCGTCGCATGATTGCCCATGCACTTGGCCAAAAAATCAAACAATCTAATCTAGATATAGGTGTCACAGATGCCATGGTGTGCCAGGAACCTGCGAATGAAGCAAAAGGTCAAAATATTAGTTCAAGCTTGAAAACTCATGCAAAGTCAAATAGTCAACAACATATCAGTGGAAACGAGGCTAACAAGACATATTCTAATAAGAAGATGCTTCCAAACCTAGGTGTTGAAGCATCAAGCACTGCAAATGCTCCTAAGTGTAATCTTAAAGAGGAACATATTGTAGCTGCAAAGCGTATGTTCGCTAACGCCTTAAGAATGCATCCAGGAAAAGAAATTGTTCTTTCAAAATGTGGTCAAACGAAGCAAATGGACAAGTCTTAG
- the LOC122605145 gene encoding F-box protein PP2-B11-like, with product MGNGLLNLEQQHDHHHDNNDDNNNFFEALPEGFVANALALFTPKDVCRLSLVSSVFRSAAQWDVLWEKFLPEDYHKIVSDSAVRFGSKKELYLWLCDHPVIIDGGNKSFSLDKLSGKKCYMLAARDLSIVWGDTPRYWRWISIPESRFAEVAELKSVCWLEVHGTINTSMLSIDTRYAAYFVYKSTPNTYGFEHYPAEVYIGLGGVESQTEGQTKTVYLDPAVRLRQRDDHEQQPGRRMGMFGRFRRVRNQSDPPLNGPKLRQDGWLEIELGEFFNRKGEVGELEMTMMEVKGGNWKGGLIVQGIEIRPKAS from the exons atgGGTAACGGGTTATTAAATTTAGAACAACAACATGACCACCATcatgataataatgatgataataataatttctttGAGGCATTGCCTGAAGGATTTGTAGCAAACGCGTTGGCACTTTTTACACCGAAAGATGTTTGTCGGTTGTCGTTGGTGAGTTCGGTTTTTAGATCCGCTGCTCAGTGGGATGTTCTTTGGGAGAAGTTTCTTCCAGAAGATTATCATAAGATTGTGTCGGATTCggcggttcggttcggttccaAAAAAGAGTTATATCTATGGTTATGTGATCATCCTGTTATTATTGATGGTGGTAATAAG AGCTTCTCGTTGGATAAATTGAGTGGGAAAAAATGTTACATGTTGGCTGCGCGAGACCTCTCAATCGTTTGGGGTGACACCCCTAGGTACTGGAGATGGATTTCAATTCCTGAATCAAG GTTTGCTGAGGTCGCTGAACTTAAGAGTGTTTGTTGGCTTGAAGTTCATGGTACCATTAATACTTCCATGTTGTCCATTGACACTCGTTATGCAGCTTACTTTGTTTACAAATCGACACCCAACACTTATGGCTTTGAACACTATCCTGCTGAAGTTTATATTGGGTTAGGTGGTGTTGAGAGTCAAACCGAGGGCCAAACCAAGACAGTTTATCTTGACCCTGCAGTCCGCCTGAGGCAAAGAGATGACCATGAGCAACAACCAGGAAGACGTATGGGGATGTTTGGTCGTTTTAGACGTGTGAGAAATCAATCTGATCCTCCTTTAAATGGCCCCAAACTCAGGCAAGATGGGTGGCTCGAGATTGAATTGGGCGAGTTTTTCAATCGGAAGGGGGAGGTAGGGGAGCTCGAGATGACCATGATGGAGGTGAAAGGAGGAAATTGGAAAGGTGGTCTAATCGTTCAAGGGATTGAGATTAGGCCAAAGGCAAGTTAG